From the Pseudomonas sp. VD-NE ins genome, the window CCGCGCAACTGGAGAGTTTGATAACCCCGGACATGCGCATTCTTGGCGCCTCCGAGGATCTGCCGCTGTTGCCCGAAGCCAGCATCATGCTGATCCGCAACCTGAACAATCCGTCGCCGATCACCGAGTGCCTGGCCGAGCACATCGTCGAGGGCTTTAAACTTTAAACGCGAGCATCACCGCACACAGCACCAGAAAACCGCAGAACAGCCCGCGCAGGAGTTTTTCCGGCATGGCGTGGGCAACTTTCACTCCCCAACTGATACTCGCCAGACCACCGATGGCCAGCGGCAGGCCGATCATCCAGTCCACTTCGTGATGCACCGCGTAGGTGACCAGGGTCACGCCGGTGCTTGGCAACGCCAGCGCCAGCGACAGGCCTTGGGCGACGACCTGCGTGGTGCCGAACAGGCTGGTCAGCACTGGCGTAGCCACCACCGCCCCACCGACACCGAATAAACCGCCCATGGTCCCGGACGCCGCGCCAAGCACGCCAAGCCACGGCCAGGAATAACGCATTTCGGAAGTCGCAGCAGGTTGCTTGCCGAACATCTTCAACAGGTTGTACGCCGAGAGCACCACAAGAAAAGCCACAAAGCCGATGCGCATGGTTTGCGCATCAATGCCCACTGCCCAGATCGAACCGATCCAGGCAAAGCAGAAACCCATCACCGCCAAGGGCAGCGCATGCCGCAGTTCGATGCGATTGCGCTGGTGATACCGCCACAGCGCCAGCATCACGTTCGGTACGACCATGACCAGCGCCGTACCTTGGGCGATCTGTTGATCAAGGCCAAACCACACGCCGAGCAACGGAATGGCAATCAAACCACCGCCGATGCCGAAGATGCCGCCAAGTGTGCCAAGGGCAGCGCCAAACAACAGGTACAACAAAAACTCCATCACAGCTGAATTCCTCTTACGTCAGGCGATTCATCCTACGCAGTCGTGGCTGGCGGGGAAACGCACAGCAACGCACAATGGCTGTGCCGATTTCGCACAAGCGTGAGTTCTTATGAACCCCAATCAACTGACTGAACAATTAGGGCTGTTTCTTGATGTGTTGGAGAGTGGCAGTTTTTCCGCCGCCTCGCGCCGACATCCGCTGACACCTTCGGCCGTCGCGCGACGGATCGATAGCCTGGAAAGCGCCGTCGGCAGCCAGTTATTTGTTCGCAGCACCCATGCAGTTCGCGCGACGCCCGCCGGCCTGGCGTTTGCTGAACGCGCCCGGCGGATTGTCGCCGAGTTGCAACTGGCCCGCGCCGAAGCCGTGTCGCTCAGCAGTGCGCCGGAAGGACTTATTCGCATTGATGCACCCGCCGCGTTCGGACGCCGGCATCTGGCGCCGGTGATTGCCGACTTTCTCGTTCTGTATCCGGGCCTGGATGTGCAGTTGCACTTGATCGACAGTTTCGTCGACATGGGCGGCTCAAACCTGGGCAAGGTTGATCTGGTGCTGCGCGCCGGACAAATGGCTGATACACGACTGGTGGCCACGCCATTGGCGAGCATGGTGCGTATTGCCTGCGCCAGTCCGGACTATCTCAAACGCCGGGGCGTGCCCGGCAGTCCGGCGCAACTCGGTGAGCATGATGGTCTGGATTGGGAAGGCCTGGCCCCGCCCTTCGCCTGGCGGTTCGAGCACGACGGCCAGATGCACTTGCACCGCCCGGCGCGCATCCGCATGAGCGCCAACAATGCCGAGGCGCTGGTGTGTGGCGCTTTGGCGGGGTTAGGGGTTGCGCACTTGCCGACCTGGCTGGCGAGCGAATATCTGCTGCGCGGAGAACTGGTACCGCTGTTCTGCGAAAACGGCCTGCCAAGCCCGGAATCAACCGGCATCTACGCACTGCGCATGGAGCAACAAACCCACTCGCGCAGCCGTTTGCTCCTCGAATACCTGAAGACCCGATTCAGTCCCGTGCCGCCGTGGGATCTGGCACTGCAACGGGATCTGGGACGCCATTAGATCCGGAGAATTATCTGGCGCATTAAAGATTCGAGCGCTAGATTCATGACCATCACCGAACAAGGCTTTGACATGACTTCCGAACGCGACACCTGCGACGACCTGCTGCTGGATAACCAGGCCTGCTTCGCCCTGCATTCCACTTCACTGATGATGACCAAGGTCTACAAGCCTTTGCTGCAAGCCTTGAACCTGACCTATCCGCAGTACCTGGCGATGATGGTGTTGTGGGAGAAGGACGGTTTGACCGTCGGAGAAATCAGCTCGCGGTTGCTGACGGATCCTGGCTCGCTGACTCCGCTGCTCAAACGCCTGGAAGGCGAAGGTTTGCTCAGCCGTACGCGCAGTCGTGAGGATGAGCGGGTGGTGATTGTTGAACTGACCGAACAAGGCCAAGCGCTGAAAGAAAAAGCCCAGACCGTTCCGCAATGCATCCTCGGCGCCAGCGGCTTCACCCTGGAACGCCTGCAACACCTGCAAGCGGAGTTGCAGGCGCTGCGTAGCCATCTACAGAACAGCCTGATCTAAAGCCAATACTGTCCCCCTGTGGGAGCGAGCCTGCTCGCGAATGCGGTCTGTCAGCCGACTGATTTGTTGCATGAGAGATCCTATTCGCGAGCAGGCTCGCTCCCACATTGATTTCATCGCCAGCAAAATATTTTCCAACACCTGCCTCCCGCGCAATCCGCTCTGAATCAAGCCTTACAGCCCGCCTCCAATAACCGTCTTTTCGTCGAAACGCAGATTTCTCAAAAATTTATCTTGCGCACTAAATATTCACGCGATACATTCACCTCGCACTTACTTAGCGCGCAAACAATTAGCGCACACAAACACAACCAATGAGGCTCACACCATGCAAACTCTCTACACCGCAATCGCAACCTCCACTGGCGGCCGTGATGGTCGTGCGATCTCCAGCGACAACATCCTCGACGTCAAACTCGCCACCCCGAAAGAACTCGGCGGTGCTGGCGGCGCGGCGACCAACCCTGAGCAACTGTTCGCTGCCGGCTACTCGGCCTGCTTCATCGGCGCTCTGAAATTCGTCGCCAGCCAGACCAAACGCAAAATCCCTGACGACGCCTCGATCACCGCCCACGTCGGTATCGGCCAGATCCCTGGCGGCTTCGGTCTGGACATCGATCTGCACATCAGCCTGCCCGGTCTGGAACAAGCCGACGCGCAATCGCTGGTCGATGCGGCCCACCAGGTCTGCCCGTACTCCAACGCCACCCGTGGCAATGTCGATGTACGTCTGCACGTCACCGTCTGAAACCAGACACAAATCGCAGGCACAAAAAAGCCCGACTCAATGGTCGGGCTTTTTCTTTCCGCAAAAACCGATGCTTATTTAGCACGGCCTTTGTAGGAACCGCCTTCGCGGGTGTCGATTTCGATCTTGTCACCGATTTCGATGAAGTCAGCAACCTGCAGCTCAGTACCGTTAGCCAGCTTGGCTGGCTTCATGACTTTGCCGGAAGTGTCGCCGCGAGCCGAACCTTCGGTGTAGTCAACTACGCGCACGATGGTGGTCGGCAGCTCTACGGAAACCAGACGCTCTTCGAAGAAGATCGCTTCGCAAACATCGGTCATGCCTTCTTCAACGAAAGGCAGAACAGCTTCGATGTCTTCAGCGTTCAGCTCGTACATGGTGTAGTCGGTGGTGTCCATGAACGTGTAGGTGTCGCCGCTGATGAAGGACAGGGTCGCTTCTTTGCGGTCGAGGATTACGTCGTCCAGTTTGTCGTCAGCGCTGTAAACGATCTCGGTCTTGTAACCGGTCAGCAGGTTTTTCAGCTTGGTCTTCATGATCGCGCTGTTACGGCCCGATTTGGTGAATTCAGCTTTCTGAACCAGCCAAGGATCGTTTTCGAGACGGATCACGGTACCGGGTTTCAGTTCTTTACCAGTTTTCATTGCGAATATCCGAATTTGGATGGGATTTACAAAAATCTAGGCCGCGTATCATATCCAATTTAGGTAAAACTGTACCAGCGCTGCGGCAAGATCGGCCTGCAAGCCTTGTTCCAGACACCACGCTTCGGCATTTTTCTGCAGTTCTGGCCAATGATTACGGGCGGCGAGCCAGTGTTCACCGATGGGTTGACCGGCACTCCAGGCGCGCCAGAGACCGTTCATCGCCTCGGCAGCGGCCGGTGACAGGCCTTTTGTGTAGAGCGCGAGGAAAGCGTCGAGCTTGTCCAGATGGATGTCTTCGTCCTGCTGATAGATGTGCCAGAGCATCGGCAGCCCAGCCCATTGCGCACGAACGAACGAGTCTTCACCGCGCACGGCATTGAAATCACAGCACCAGAGCAAGTGGTCATATTGATCCTGACGGACGAACGGCAATACCTGCACGGTCAGCGACTGGCGCACCTGTATCGCGCCGACCGCCAGGGTTTCCACGCCGAGCCAGCGTGCGACATCGCCAAGAATCCGCCCTTCCGGCACCAGCAGATGGGTCGGCGCTGCATCGGCCGCCAGCACATCAAGCCAACTCGCCAGCCCGGCATTCTCGTAGGCAAACAGCGAAATCAGTTGCGCACCCGCTGCACGATCGACCCCCAGACCTTGCAGAAACCGCTGCTGAGCCTCGGCATCCTGCTGAAACTGCCGACGTTGCTCGATCAATCCGCGCTCACGCAACAGCCCGCCAGTCCCCGGCTGAAAGCCTGGAAAGAAGAAGATTTTCTGCACGTTTTTGTATTTGACCGACGGCAACCCGTGACAGCCAATCACCCAGTCTTCAGCGCTGAGATAGTCGAGGTTCATCCACAGCGGCGGCTGTTCACGCCCGGCCATCGCGTCCATGTAATCACTGGGTAATTGACAGGCAAACGCGGCGATCACCACATCCGCCGCATCTGTGTGCACCCACGCGGCCGGCCAGTGCCGCACTTCGACACCTTGCTGCCA encodes:
- a CDS encoding sulfite exporter TauE/SafE family protein — protein: MMEFLLYLLFGAALGTLGGIFGIGGGLIAIPLLGVWFGLDQQIAQGTALVMVVPNVMLALWRYHQRNRIELRHALPLAVMGFCFAWIGSIWAVGIDAQTMRIGFVAFLVVLSAYNLLKMFGKQPAATSEMRYSWPWLGVLGAASGTMGGLFGVGGAVVATPVLTSLFGTTQVVAQGLSLALALPSTGVTLVTYAVHHEVDWMIGLPLAIGGLASISWGVKVAHAMPEKLLRGLFCGFLVLCAVMLAFKV
- a CDS encoding LysR family transcriptional regulator; this encodes MNPNQLTEQLGLFLDVLESGSFSAASRRHPLTPSAVARRIDSLESAVGSQLFVRSTHAVRATPAGLAFAERARRIVAELQLARAEAVSLSSAPEGLIRIDAPAAFGRRHLAPVIADFLVLYPGLDVQLHLIDSFVDMGGSNLGKVDLVLRAGQMADTRLVATPLASMVRIACASPDYLKRRGVPGSPAQLGEHDGLDWEGLAPPFAWRFEHDGQMHLHRPARIRMSANNAEALVCGALAGLGVAHLPTWLASEYLLRGELVPLFCENGLPSPESTGIYALRMEQQTHSRSRLLLEYLKTRFSPVPPWDLALQRDLGRH
- a CDS encoding MarR family winged helix-turn-helix transcriptional regulator — its product is MTITEQGFDMTSERDTCDDLLLDNQACFALHSTSLMMTKVYKPLLQALNLTYPQYLAMMVLWEKDGLTVGEISSRLLTDPGSLTPLLKRLEGEGLLSRTRSREDERVVIVELTEQGQALKEKAQTVPQCILGASGFTLERLQHLQAELQALRSHLQNSLI
- a CDS encoding organic hydroperoxide resistance protein, whose protein sequence is MQTLYTAIATSTGGRDGRAISSDNILDVKLATPKELGGAGGAATNPEQLFAAGYSACFIGALKFVASQTKRKIPDDASITAHVGIGQIPGGFGLDIDLHISLPGLEQADAQSLVDAAHQVCPYSNATRGNVDVRLHVTV
- a CDS encoding elongation factor P, which produces MKTGKELKPGTVIRLENDPWLVQKAEFTKSGRNSAIMKTKLKNLLTGYKTEIVYSADDKLDDVILDRKEATLSFISGDTYTFMDTTDYTMYELNAEDIEAVLPFVEEGMTDVCEAIFFEERLVSVELPTTIVRVVDYTEGSARGDTSGKVMKPAKLANGTELQVADFIEIGDKIEIDTREGGSYKGRAK
- the earP gene encoding elongation factor P maturation arginine rhamnosyltransferase EarP; protein product: MAQLKTRWDIFCTVVDNFGDIGVTWRLARQLAAEHGLTVRLWVDDLRAFERICPAIEINAAQQWQQGVEVRHWPAAWVHTDAADVVIAAFACQLPSDYMDAMAGREQPPLWMNLDYLSAEDWVIGCHGLPSVKYKNVQKIFFFPGFQPGTGGLLRERGLIEQRRQFQQDAEAQQRFLQGLGVDRAAGAQLISLFAYENAGLASWLDVLAADAAPTHLLVPEGRILGDVARWLGVETLAVGAIQVRQSLTVQVLPFVRQDQYDHLLWCCDFNAVRGEDSFVRAQWAGLPMLWHIYQQDEDIHLDKLDAFLALYTKGLSPAAAEAMNGLWRAWSAGQPIGEHWLAARNHWPELQKNAEAWCLEQGLQADLAAALVQFYLNWI